One stretch of Prionailurus viverrinus isolate Anna chromosome C1, UM_Priviv_1.0, whole genome shotgun sequence DNA includes these proteins:
- the AURKAIP1 gene encoding aurora kinase A-interacting protein, with protein MFLVRLTSQLLRAVPRAGCGWPWPVSGVLGRCACRPCYSTQPTGPSGVASIPGRGLQLELEEMLVPRKMSVSPLESWLTAHYLLPRLAAGGPATVAPARLYECPPSQVGERAERGDVGAWDAPRMQCKNVLKIRRRKMNHHKYRKLVKRTRFLRRKVREGRLKRKQIKFERDLRRIWLKAGLKEAPAGWQTPKIYLKGK; from the exons ATGTTCCTGGTGCGCCTGACTTCTCAGCTGCTTAGGGCTGTTCCTCGGGCAG GTTGCGGTTGGCCCTGGCCCGTCTCAGGGGTGCTAGGCAGGTGTGCCTGTCGGCCCTGCTACAGCACACAGCCAACAGGCCCAAGCGGAGTTGCCTCCATCCCTGGCAGGGGGCTCCAGCTGGAGCTTGAGGAGATGCTGGTCCCCAGAAAGATGTCCGTCAGTCCCCTGGAGAGCTGGCTGACCGCCCACTACCTCCTACCCAGACTAGCTGCTGGAGGCCCAGCGACCGTGGCTCCAGCCCGACTCTATGAGTGTCCACCTAGCCAAGTGGGGGAACGGGCTGAGCGGGGGGATGTGGGGGCCTGGGACGCACCCCGGATGCAGTGCAAAAATGTACTGAAGATCCGCCGGCGGAAGATGAATCACCACAAGTACCGCAAACTGGTCAAAAGGACCCGGTTCCTGCGGCGGAAGGTCCGGGAAGGGCGCCTGAAACGGAAGCAG ATCAAGTTCGAGAGAGACCTGAGGCGCATCTGGCTGAAGGCAGGCTTGAAGGAAGCCCCTGCAGGCTGGCAGACCCCCAAGATCTACCTGAAGGGCAAATGA